From a single Candidatus Saccharibacteria bacterium genomic region:
- a CDS encoding four helix bundle protein, protein MNEERGTRNEENNIISSVSIIGNEERGTRNDSKIKTFFDLDAWQESHNLCLLSYKLTKSFPNEELYGLTSQLRRAAVSVTSNIAEGFSRESYSYKCHFYTMAHTSISELISQAYLAKDLTYIKPDEFDSYYELAQKAYKILGGLIKATKERK, encoded by the coding sequence ATGAACGAGGAACGAGGAACGAGGAACGAGGAGAATAACATAATTTCTTCCGTTTCGATTATCGGGAACGAGGAACGAGGAACGAGGAACGACAGCAAGATTAAAACTTTCTTTGATTTGGATGCCTGGCAGGAGTCTCATAATCTGTGCCTGCTTTCCTACAAATTAACAAAAAGTTTTCCAAATGAGGAATTGTACGGCCTAACAAGCCAACTTAGACGAGCAGCGGTGTCCGTTACATCAAATATTGCTGAAGGATTTTCAAGAGAAAGCTACTCTTATAAATGTCATTTTTATACTATGGCTCACACGTCTATATCTGAACTAATTTCGCAAGCATACTTAGCAAAAGATCTGACGTATATTAAGCCAGATGAGTTTGATTCATATTATGAGCTAGCCCAAAAAGCTTATAAAATTCTTGGCGGCCTGATAAAAGCAACTAAGGAGCGAAAATGA
- a CDS encoding DUF87 domain-containing protein — MFGRKKQQQLDPIALAQAQRDREQAEVAAAFQKGITELRDFIAPASLEFKSSSVQIGTRLARTYYVYGYPRSLYTGWMSGMVNIDEVIDLSIYVYPVESQVVMENLRKKVTQLEAGLMIDADKGRVRDPAKQAAIQDAEEMRDKLQVGEEKFFRLGFYFTIYARDDEELEFVAHKVESLLGQQLVYSKPSSAQQEQGLNSVAPQFVDQLQIRRNMSTGAISTSFPFTSADLTQDNGILYGINMHNSGLVIFDRFSLENSNSVVFAKSGAGKSFTVKLEALRSMMFGTEIFIIDPENEYQRMCEAVGGAYVRLSLSSSTRINPFDLPRVIDAEDGDNPLRSNLITLHGLLRLMMGGAQAQMAASQGAQGSVMMPALAPSEEADLDAALIETYAKAGITNDPLTHGSMPPTISDLYETLLHMGGNGPQLAQRLRKYTSGTFAGIFSQQSNIDINNAMVVFNIRDLEDELRPVAMYIVLNFIWNKTKTDKKRRILIVDEAWQLMKYEDSASFLFSLAKRARKYNLGITTITQDVEDFMGSRMGRAIVANASMQILLKQSPSAVDVLSDVFKLTSEEKKRLSQFPVGQGLFFAGQNHVHIQIAASPTEQSLITTNPGDNRTQQIQFYGQAQGDVSLETASSGSVELR; from the coding sequence ATGTTTGGACGAAAGAAACAACAGCAGCTTGACCCAATTGCTCTAGCACAAGCCCAACGCGACAGAGAACAAGCCGAGGTCGCGGCGGCTTTCCAAAAAGGTATCACCGAGCTTCGAGACTTTATTGCTCCTGCCAGCCTAGAGTTCAAGTCTAGCAGTGTCCAAATTGGGACTAGATTAGCAAGAACATACTACGTTTACGGCTACCCCCGTAGTCTATACACTGGCTGGATGAGTGGCATGGTCAACATTGACGAGGTAATAGATTTATCCATCTATGTTTACCCTGTTGAGAGCCAGGTAGTGATGGAGAACTTGCGCAAAAAGGTCACCCAGCTTGAAGCCGGCCTAATGATCGATGCCGACAAGGGACGCGTGCGCGACCCTGCAAAACAGGCAGCAATCCAAGACGCTGAAGAAATGCGCGATAAGCTTCAGGTTGGCGAAGAGAAGTTCTTCCGACTAGGCTTCTACTTCACAATCTATGCTCGAGATGACGAGGAGCTAGAATTTGTCGCACATAAAGTTGAAAGCCTGCTTGGCCAGCAGCTTGTCTACAGCAAACCTTCTAGTGCACAGCAAGAGCAGGGGCTAAATTCCGTTGCTCCACAGTTTGTAGACCAGCTGCAAATACGACGAAACATGAGCACCGGCGCCATAAGCACTTCCTTCCCTTTTACTAGCGCCGATTTGACCCAAGATAACGGTATACTTTACGGCATCAATATGCACAACTCCGGCCTAGTGATATTTGATCGATTCTCGCTCGAAAACAGCAACTCGGTTGTCTTTGCAAAGTCTGGAGCTGGCAAAAGCTTCACCGTAAAGCTTGAGGCGCTGCGTAGTATGATGTTTGGTACTGAGATATTTATAATTGACCCAGAGAATGAATACCAGCGGATGTGTGAAGCCGTCGGCGGCGCCTATGTTCGCTTAAGCTTGAGCTCTTCAACCCGTATCAATCCGTTTGACCTACCGAGAGTCATAGACGCCGAAGACGGTGACAACCCCCTGCGTTCAAACCTCATTACGCTACACGGTCTGCTGCGTTTGATGATGGGTGGCGCCCAAGCTCAGATGGCTGCCAGCCAAGGAGCGCAAGGCTCTGTCATGATGCCGGCTCTAGCACCAAGTGAAGAGGCCGACCTCGATGCTGCACTTATTGAAACCTACGCCAAGGCGGGCATCACCAACGACCCGCTAACGCACGGCTCTATGCCTCCTACAATCTCAGATCTATATGAAACACTGCTTCACATGGGTGGCAACGGCCCGCAGCTAGCCCAACGCTTGCGTAAATACACCAGCGGAACCTTTGCTGGTATTTTTAGCCAGCAAAGCAACATCGATATCAACAATGCTATGGTCGTTTTTAACATTCGTGATCTTGAGGATGAGCTCCGCCCAGTCGCCATGTATATAGTTCTAAACTTCATTTGGAACAAAACAAAAACCGACAAAAAACGGCGCATCTTGATCGTTGACGAAGCTTGGCAGCTGATGAAATATGAGGATTCAGCCAGTTTCTTGTTTAGCCTGGCCAAACGAGCTCGTAAATACAACCTTGGTATCACCACCATTACTCAGGACGTGGAAGATTTTATGGGCTCTCGTATGGGGCGGGCAATCGTTGCTAACGCCAGCATGCAGATTTTGCTCAAGCAATCGCCGTCAGCCGTTGATGTTTTGAGTGACGTTTTTAAGCTTACCAGCGAGGAAAAGAAACGTCTCAGCCAGTTCCCGGTAGGACAAGGCCTCTTCTTTGCTGGCCAAAATCACGTTCATATACAAATCGCCGCAAGCCCAACCGAACAAAGTCTCATCACCACCAATCCTGGCGACAACAGAACACAGCAGATCCAATTTTATGGCCAGGCTCAGGGTGATGTGAGCTTGGAAACGGCCAGCTCAGGGAGTGTGGAGCTAAGGTAA
- the recF gene encoding DNA replication and repair protein RecF (All proteins in this family for which functions are known are DNA-binding proteins that assist the filamentation of RecA onto DNA for the initiation of recombination or recombinational repair.): MAKSFLASLRLQSFRSYLDGSFEFSSGVNIIVGPNASGKTNLLEAILMIASGSTYRGRDQLVVRFGSDWARLDGLLTNGAERTLKLEVVASDTLQKSLIIDGKPHKRFSAPQMMPVVLFEPNHLSLIAGEPAERREYLDSFAASLDTTLHDTLKRYRRILFQRNRLLKTNASQSQFFVWDVQLVELAEKIVAARAELIRSINKKITSTYKQLGGKANKIELSYTTKIAYDQSYGSKLLARLKSKHTLELETGFTVSGPHRDDFVVLFEGVDARERASRGEVRSLLLALKIIELEMSSKTQSPILLLDDVFSELDGRRRKALAERLKNYQTFITTTDADVVIEHFQEGATIIAIG; this comes from the coding sequence ATGGCTAAAAGCTTTTTGGCTTCGCTGCGCTTACAAAGTTTTCGTTCCTACCTCGATGGCTCTTTTGAGTTTAGTAGTGGTGTGAACATTATTGTTGGGCCGAACGCTAGCGGCAAGACCAACCTACTCGAAGCTATTTTAATGATCGCTTCCGGTAGCACCTACCGCGGACGGGATCAGCTGGTTGTTAGGTTTGGGTCAGACTGGGCGAGGCTAGACGGGCTATTAACAAATGGCGCCGAAAGAACGCTAAAACTAGAGGTCGTCGCCAGTGATACCCTGCAAAAAAGCCTCATCATAGATGGCAAGCCACACAAAAGGTTTTCGGCCCCTCAGATGATGCCGGTTGTCTTATTTGAGCCAAACCACCTCAGTCTGATAGCGGGTGAGCCAGCTGAGCGACGAGAATATTTGGATAGCTTCGCCGCCAGTCTTGATACTACGCTTCACGATACCCTCAAGCGCTACAGAAGAATCTTGTTCCAGCGTAACCGCTTACTAAAAACCAATGCTAGCCAAAGTCAGTTTTTTGTCTGGGACGTGCAGCTGGTAGAGTTGGCAGAAAAGATTGTAGCGGCTAGGGCCGAGCTGATTAGAAGTATAAACAAAAAAATTACCAGTACCTACAAACAGCTAGGAGGCAAAGCTAATAAAATTGAGTTAAGCTACACTACTAAGATAGCCTACGACCAAAGCTACGGCAGTAAACTGCTGGCCAGGCTTAAGTCTAAGCACACGCTAGAGCTAGAAACCGGTTTTACTGTTAGCGGGCCGCATCGCGACGACTTTGTTGTCCTGTTCGAAGGCGTAGATGCTCGCGAGCGAGCCAGTCGTGGCGAAGTCCGGAGCCTACTCCTGGCGCTCAAAATAATTGAGCTCGAGATGTCGTCAAAGACTCAAAGCCCCATCCTGCTGCTCGACGATGTCTTTAGCGAGCTTGACGGTCGCCGCCGCAAAGCTTTGGCCGAGAGACTCAAAAACTATCAAACATTTATCACGACCACCGACGCCGACGTAGTAATAGAGCATTTCCAAGAAGGCGCAACGATAATTGCTATAGGCTAA
- a CDS encoding four helix bundle protein: MAQDFRDIIAWQKARSLTLLIYEALENCKDYSYKDQVQRASVSIMNNIAEGSERISDKSFNNYLRIARGSSAEIKSMLILGFDRAYFDEESFNKLFAHTNEVASILSGFMKKLMAKG; this comes from the coding sequence ATGGCACAAGATTTCAGAGATATAATTGCTTGGCAGAAAGCCCGATCACTAACACTGTTAATATACGAAGCACTTGAAAACTGTAAAGACTACTCGTATAAAGACCAAGTTCAACGCGCCTCCGTGTCGATAATGAACAACATCGCTGAAGGCAGCGAAAGAATTAGCGACAAATCTTTTAATAACTATCTAAGAATAGCTCGCGGATCGTCGGCCGAGATAAAGTCTATGTTGATTCTTGGCTTTGACAGAGCATACTTTGACGAAGAGAGTTTTAATAAGCTATTTGCGCACACTAATGAAGTGGCGTCAATCCTTAGTGGTTTTATGAAAAAGCTAATGGCTAAAGGCTAA